The Filimonas lacunae genomic sequence TTTAATGCTTACAGAAAAGGAGTATTCTTTTTCATCCACCACTATTTCATCCCCCGATAGTATACGGGATCTTTCAGCAAGATTAGCCAACCCATAATGTGCAGATGGCAGGGCAATAGTTCTTCTTTTTAAGTTATTGCATACCACTATACGCCCGTTGCTGCAATATACCTGCACTGATAAAGGCGCCATACAGGTAAGCTCGTTATGCTTAATGGCATTTTCCAATAAAGGCTGCAACGAAAAGGCAGGCAGGTAATAGCGCTGTCTTATTTCAGCTGGAATATCTATTGCACACTTCAATGCTTCCCCAAAACGAATACGCTGCATTTCCAGGTAGCTTTCCAGTATTCCAAGCTCTTCCGCTACCAAAGCAGTTTTAGCCGTATGATGATGAATAGAAGCCCTGAGAAAATTGGCCAGATGCACAATATAAGAATCCCCCATATCCTGGTTGGTGTGATAAAGCGCTTTTACCGTGTTAAGCGCATTAAATAGAAAATGAGGATGTATCTGCTGTTTTAAT encodes the following:
- a CDS encoding sensor histidine kinase is translated as MKPVLPVKNLVRINWVLIIVFSMAVLLFLTFMLEETELHKLLYGVMTAVALGLISFANVAIMKLLSRRLVVHTSTFKQYRFVCTYVASLVIYLVLAPVFDFISPQQYRYSYAVYLLIFVLAGIVVNTVVIVVHDFVILQSIRLHSDLELSRLKTVHTEAANLLLKQQIHPHFLFNALNTVKALYHTNQDMGDSYIVHLANFLRASIHHHTAKTALVAEELGILESYLEMQRIRFGEALKCAIDIPAEIRQRYYLPAFSLQPLLENAIKHNELTCMAPLSVQVYCSNGRIVVCNNLKRRTIALPSAHYGLANLAERSRILSGDEIVVDEKEYSFSVSIKLLSDEYRDH